One window from the genome of Metabacillus flavus encodes:
- a CDS encoding VanZ family protein: MKDGMMIMVKKQLKTVAAGTLIIYLAFLLKLVLFKHVTLYESPEHFAALSGDLIKQNFAYSNMMPFATVKRYMLVAHSRPGLSIPNLLGNLAGFIPFGLLMPVMVKKLRNIWFMLLLSFLFSLALEIIQLSLALGVFDVDDLLLNTAGGVFGYLLFSLLIKTGRSR; the protein is encoded by the coding sequence ATGAAAGATGGAATGATGATAATGGTGAAAAAACAGCTAAAAACAGTTGCAGCAGGAACATTGATTATATATCTCGCATTTTTGCTCAAACTGGTATTATTCAAACACGTCACACTGTATGAGTCTCCGGAACATTTTGCAGCTTTGAGCGGAGATTTGATAAAACAGAATTTTGCTTACAGTAATATGATGCCTTTTGCGACCGTAAAGAGGTATATGTTGGTGGCGCATAGCAGACCTGGATTAAGCATTCCCAATCTTTTAGGTAATCTGGCCGGATTCATTCCGTTTGGTTTGCTCATGCCGGTTATGGTGAAAAAATTAAGAAATATTTGGTTTATGCTTTTGCTTTCTTTTTTATTCAGTCTCGCTTTGGAAATCATTCAGCTATCATTAGCCCTCGGTGTATTTGATGTGGATGACCTGCTTCTTAATACAGCAGGTGGAGTTTTTGGCTATCTGCTTTTCAGTCTTCTAATAAAAACAGGGCGATCCAGATGA
- a CDS encoding glycoside hydrolase family 88 protein, with protein sequence MSVVNEGIKINRYKALDVSPDFVDKALEHALEKISANLEPFTYIFPDDTTIEGLYYARKPEKTGQTRGGNHGWTTSFWTGMIWLAYEITGDKKYRKAAEVHVESFYDRIVNKSDCGHHDLGFLYTLSCVSGYKLTGNETAKKAALLAADHLMTRYFENAGIIQAWGDLNDPKQRGRIIIDCLMNLPLLYWAAEVTGEARYKAAAEKHAQNAYKWIVREDASTYHTYFFDPETGEAKYGKTHQGYRDDSCWARGQAWGIYGFPLSFIYTKNPEFLEMTEKLAHYFLNRTPADGIVYWDLAFTDGSGEEKDSSSTAIAACGLDELAKHTGNQELRSYYSQAASVMLRDLYAGYSTKNHPESNALLLHGVYAKPEHLGVDEGNLWGDYYYMEGLVRLKKNWNLYW encoded by the coding sequence GTGAGTGTGGTCAATGAAGGAATAAAAATAAACCGGTACAAAGCTTTAGATGTTTCACCTGATTTCGTTGATAAGGCTTTGGAACATGCTTTAGAAAAAATCAGTGCTAACCTTGAGCCGTTTACTTATATTTTCCCTGATGACACGACAATCGAGGGCCTGTATTACGCACGCAAGCCTGAAAAAACCGGCCAGACTAGAGGAGGGAACCATGGCTGGACTACGAGCTTCTGGACAGGGATGATCTGGCTTGCCTATGAAATAACCGGGGATAAGAAGTACCGGAAAGCAGCTGAAGTTCATGTTGAAAGTTTTTATGACCGAATCGTTAATAAATCTGACTGCGGCCATCATGACCTGGGGTTTCTGTATACTCTTTCCTGTGTAAGCGGGTATAAGCTAACTGGAAATGAAACGGCGAAGAAGGCCGCTCTATTGGCCGCCGACCACTTAATGACGCGTTATTTTGAAAATGCAGGTATTATCCAGGCATGGGGAGACTTGAATGATCCAAAACAAAGGGGCCGGATTATTATTGATTGTCTCATGAATCTGCCCTTGCTTTATTGGGCGGCAGAGGTTACGGGAGAGGCTCGTTACAAAGCGGCTGCGGAAAAGCATGCACAGAATGCTTATAAGTGGATTGTAAGGGAAGATGCATCTACGTACCACACCTATTTCTTTGATCCTGAGACAGGAGAAGCGAAATACGGAAAAACACATCAGGGGTACCGGGATGATTCCTGCTGGGCCCGGGGGCAGGCTTGGGGAATTTATGGGTTTCCGTTAAGCTTTATCTATACAAAAAATCCTGAATTCCTGGAAATGACCGAAAAGCTTGCCCACTATTTTTTGAACCGGACACCGGCTGACGGTATTGTATATTGGGACCTTGCCTTTACAGATGGAAGCGGTGAGGAAAAGGACAGCTCATCAACGGCCATCGCTGCCTGCGGACTGGATGAACTTGCGAAGCATACAGGGAATCAGGAACTGAGAAGCTATTATAGTCAGGCTGCTTCCGTGATGCTGAGAGATTTATATGCAGGCTATTCAACGAAGAACCATCCGGAGTCAAATGCACTCTTATTGCATGGAGTATATGCAAAACCTGAGCATCTTGGAGTGGATGAAGGCAACTTGTGGGGCGACTATTATTATATGGAAGGCCTCGTCCGCCTGAAAAAAAACTGGAACTTGTATTGGTAA
- a CDS encoding DeoR/GlpR family DNA-binding transcription regulator, which yields MHFVERHEKIIQTLEKEKIVKVTELSISLNVTEKTVRQDLIVLENKGLLKRIYGGAILPESTGMLPVEKRQASFLHEKKQAAKAAAERIEEEDTVFLDGGSTMLELAKLLIHRKITVITNDIKIAHTLLGAEKVQLIMPGGGRIPASSGLYGPIAQEALQKMKVKKLFLGTTAADFVNGLTVFSHFQAEYKKTIISMADHVTLVTDHTKFGQTALIQYAGFQDIDEVVTNADLTERWKKELEKRGISVTYAVG from the coding sequence ATGCATTTTGTAGAACGTCATGAAAAAATCATTCAAACCCTTGAAAAAGAGAAAATAGTGAAGGTAACAGAACTGAGCATCAGCCTGAACGTAACGGAAAAAACCGTCCGGCAGGATCTCATTGTGCTTGAGAATAAAGGATTGCTCAAACGTATTTACGGGGGAGCTATTTTACCTGAAAGTACAGGGATGCTGCCTGTCGAGAAAAGGCAGGCTAGCTTCCTGCATGAAAAAAAGCAGGCAGCTAAAGCAGCAGCTGAAAGGATAGAAGAAGAGGATACTGTTTTTTTGGATGGGGGGAGCACGATGCTTGAGCTTGCCAAGCTCCTTATTCACCGCAAAATAACGGTCATAACAAACGATATTAAAATTGCGCACACTCTATTAGGAGCAGAAAAAGTTCAGCTGATCATGCCGGGGGGAGGAAGAATTCCGGCTTCATCCGGCTTATACGGTCCCATTGCTCAGGAAGCACTTCAAAAAATGAAAGTGAAAAAACTCTTTCTTGGAACGACAGCGGCAGATTTTGTGAACGGTCTCACTGTGTTCAGCCACTTTCAGGCTGAATATAAAAAAACCATCATCTCCATGGCAGATCACGTGACGCTCGTAACGGATCATACAAAATTTGGACAAACGGCTCTTATTCAATATGCCGGTTTTCAGGACATTGATGAAGTGGTAACGAATGCAGATTTAACAGAGCGCTGGAAAAAGGAATTGGAAAAACGGGGAATATCGGTCACTTATGCTGTTGGCTAA
- the kduD gene encoding 2-dehydro-3-deoxy-D-gluconate 5-dehydrogenase KduD, translating into MSQFSLHGKVALVTGASRGLGRGMALGLAEAGADIIGAGISDMSNVQEEIESLGRSFLGIKADFSEENQRTNLIKDAIRENGRIDILVNNSGIIRRAPAVDYSMEDWRAVINLNMDAVFQLCSEAGRHMLERGSGKIINIASMLSFQGGIRVPAYTASKHAVAGLTKALSNEWAGKGICVNAIAPGYMETDNTEALRQDEERSAFIQSRIPAGRWGLPEDLKGPAVFLASDASNYVSGHILAVDGGWLNF; encoded by the coding sequence TTGTCACAATTTTCGCTTCATGGAAAGGTGGCTCTTGTGACAGGGGCAAGCCGCGGTCTTGGCAGGGGAATGGCTCTTGGATTGGCGGAAGCAGGTGCCGATATAATCGGCGCAGGGATCAGCGATATGTCCAATGTGCAAGAAGAGATTGAGAGTTTGGGAAGATCATTTTTGGGAATTAAAGCGGATTTTTCAGAAGAAAATCAGCGAACCAATTTGATTAAGGATGCTATTCGGGAAAACGGGAGAATTGACATTCTTGTCAATAATTCCGGCATAATCCGGCGTGCCCCTGCAGTTGATTACTCAATGGAGGACTGGAGAGCGGTCATCAATTTGAACATGGATGCGGTGTTTCAGCTGTGCTCAGAAGCAGGGCGGCATATGCTGGAGCGGGGTTCAGGGAAAATCATTAATATTGCCTCTATGCTTTCCTTTCAGGGCGGGATCCGTGTACCTGCTTATACAGCAAGCAAGCATGCGGTAGCAGGGTTGACCAAAGCACTCTCAAACGAGTGGGCAGGAAAGGGAATCTGCGTAAATGCGATTGCCCCGGGTTATATGGAAACAGACAATACAGAAGCACTTAGGCAGGATGAGGAGCGCAGCGCTTTTATCCAATCAAGAATTCCGGCAGGAAGATGGGGTTTGCCTGAAGATTTAAAGGGGCCGGCTGTTTTTCTGGCATCGGATGCATCCAATTATGTAAGCGGTCACATACTTGCGGTTGACGGTGGATGGCTTAACTTTTAA
- a CDS encoding STAS domain-containing protein has protein sequence MMMSDELFKKTLDSTHVGISVTDPSLPDNPLVYVNQGFVEMTGYSHQDVLGKNCRFLQGKNTSFETVGMIKKALKDHKPILIEIVNYRKDGSAFWNELHIEPAFVESEQKTYFIGIQKNVTKQKEYLERITELSTPIVPISDKLSVLPLIGELSNKRSEEVLNAVSSYASEAEDHAIIVDLSGLVKVEKDEVASLLKLYNVLNMMGTELILTGVTPLLIMETSTDLIGQLSSIRTYMNVKQAINALN, from the coding sequence ATGATGATGAGTGATGAGCTATTTAAAAAAACGCTGGATTCTACCCATGTTGGAATATCCGTAACCGATCCTTCCCTTCCGGATAATCCCCTCGTTTATGTAAATCAGGGATTTGTAGAAATGACAGGGTATTCCCATCAGGATGTCCTGGGAAAAAACTGCCGCTTTCTTCAAGGGAAGAATACAAGCTTTGAAACAGTTGGTATGATTAAAAAAGCACTGAAAGACCATAAGCCCATCCTTATTGAAATCGTTAATTATAGGAAAGACGGATCCGCCTTTTGGAATGAATTACATATCGAGCCTGCCTTTGTAGAAAGTGAGCAAAAAACATATTTTATTGGTATTCAAAAGAACGTAACAAAGCAAAAGGAATACCTTGAAAGAATTACTGAGCTTTCTACTCCAATTGTTCCCATTAGTGATAAGCTCTCCGTCCTTCCATTGATCGGAGAGCTTAGCAACAAAAGATCCGAAGAAGTATTGAACGCCGTTTCTTCTTATGCCTCCGAGGCTGAGGATCATGCAATCATTGTGGATCTGTCAGGACTGGTAAAAGTAGAGAAAGATGAGGTTGCAAGCCTGCTCAAGCTTTATAATGTACTAAATATGATGGGAACGGAATTGATTTTGACAGGTGTAACTCCTTTGCTCATTATGGAGACTAGCACTGATTTAATCGGGCAGCTATCCAGTATTCGAACGTATATGAATGTGAAACAGGCAATTAATGCCCTTAATTAA
- the kduI gene encoding 5-dehydro-4-deoxy-D-glucuronate isomerase: METRHCASKEETIRYTTEELRNAFLIESLFENDQLKLTYTHEDRMLIGGAVPVREPLTLIEPDIKTKAFFERREAGIINIGGPGSIKVDGEEYHLDQKDCLYVGLGKNEVVLSSEDQKNPARFYILSALAHQEYPTVKIGINEAAPVHLGDEKNSNKRTIYKYIHAEGVQSSQLMMGMTLLAPNCMWNTMPAHIHDRRSEVYLYFDMEPDTRVFHFMGEPSETRHLVVKNEQSVISPSWSIHSGIGTSNYTFIWAMAGENYTFDDMEQVKMSDLR, from the coding sequence ATGGAAACGAGACATTGTGCAAGCAAGGAAGAAACGATAAGGTATACGACGGAAGAGCTAAGAAATGCTTTTTTAATTGAGTCGCTGTTTGAAAACGATCAGCTGAAGCTCACATATACCCATGAAGACAGGATGCTGATTGGCGGAGCTGTGCCTGTGAGGGAGCCTTTGACTCTGATTGAGCCTGATATTAAGACAAAGGCATTTTTTGAAAGAAGAGAGGCCGGAATCATTAACATCGGCGGACCGGGTTCCATTAAAGTGGATGGAGAAGAATATCATCTAGATCAAAAAGACTGTCTTTATGTGGGGCTCGGAAAAAATGAAGTGGTGCTCTCAAGTGAAGATCAGAAGAATCCTGCCCGTTTTTATATTTTATCTGCCCTGGCGCATCAAGAATATCCGACGGTTAAAATTGGGATCAATGAAGCAGCTCCTGTCCATTTGGGTGATGAAAAAAACTCCAATAAACGGACGATCTACAAGTATATTCATGCGGAAGGCGTGCAAAGCTCGCAGCTGATGATGGGAATGACGCTCCTTGCACCGAATTGCATGTGGAATACAATGCCTGCACATATCCACGATCGCCGCTCCGAAGTATATTTATATTTTGATATGGAACCGGACACCCGCGTTTTTCACTTTATGGGCGAGCCATCTGAAACAAGACATTTAGTAGTGAAAAATGAGCAGTCTGTTATTTCTCCAAGCTGGTCAATTCATTCAGGAATCGGCACGAGCAATTACACATTTATTTGGGCAATGGCTGGTGAAAATTATACATTTGATGACATGGAACAGGTCAAGATGAGTGATTTGCGATAG
- a CDS encoding zinc-dependent alcohol dehydrogenase: MRAVTYQGSEKIEVKQVEDPRIQENSDMIVKITSTAICGSDLHLYQGNMPINKDYVIGHEPMGIVEEVGSEVTKVKKGDRVVIPFNIGCGTCFYCSNQMESQCDNSNPLGDQGGLFGFTEMFGGHPGGQAEYLRVPYADFTSFVVPESCEREDEDLLFMSDVLPTAYWSVENAGVKAGDTVIVLGCGPVGLMAQKFAAMAGAERVIAVDQLDYRLNKAKKMNSVETFDFTSTEDAGSYLHEFTKGGADVVIDCVGMDGRMTAMEKVGQKLKLHGGSLGPIRIASEAVRKFGTIQLTGVYGSSYNDFPLGDIFSRNITVKTGQAPVIHYMPRLFDMIQSNQIVPSEIVSHKISLDEASHAYNIFNDHEDECVKVVLKP; encoded by the coding sequence ATGAGAGCAGTTACTTATCAAGGCAGTGAGAAGATAGAAGTAAAACAGGTGGAGGATCCAAGGATTCAAGAAAACAGCGATATGATTGTTAAGATTACTTCTACGGCAATTTGCGGATCAGATCTTCACCTCTATCAAGGAAATATGCCCATAAATAAGGATTACGTTATTGGCCATGAACCGATGGGAATCGTTGAAGAGGTAGGTTCCGAGGTTACGAAGGTCAAAAAAGGCGACCGGGTAGTGATCCCCTTTAATATCGGCTGCGGAACTTGCTTCTACTGCAGCAACCAGATGGAAAGCCAATGCGACAACTCCAATCCTCTTGGTGATCAGGGAGGACTATTCGGATTCACTGAAATGTTTGGAGGTCATCCTGGAGGACAGGCCGAATATCTGCGTGTACCTTATGCAGATTTCACATCCTTTGTAGTGCCGGAGTCTTGCGAACGTGAAGATGAAGATCTTCTTTTTATGTCTGATGTTCTTCCCACAGCATACTGGAGTGTAGAAAATGCAGGCGTTAAAGCCGGAGACACAGTAATTGTTCTCGGCTGCGGTCCCGTCGGACTTATGGCACAAAAATTTGCAGCGATGGCTGGAGCGGAGCGGGTAATTGCGGTTGATCAGCTTGATTACCGTTTAAATAAAGCGAAGAAGATGAATTCAGTTGAAACATTTGATTTTACGAGCACGGAAGATGCCGGTTCCTATCTGCACGAGTTTACCAAAGGCGGAGCGGATGTTGTAATCGACTGTGTAGGAATGGACGGAAGAATGACAGCTATGGAAAAAGTCGGACAGAAACTGAAGCTGCATGGCGGGAGCCTTGGTCCGATCCGGATTGCTTCAGAAGCAGTCCGTAAGTTCGGTACCATTCAGCTGACTGGGGTATACGGTTCATCCTATAACGATTTTCCGCTTGGAGATATTTTCTCCAGAAATATTACAGTTAAAACAGGACAGGCACCAGTTATTCACTATATGCCAAGGCTGTTTGACATGATTCAGTCCAATCAGATTGTTCCTTCCGAAATTGTCTCCCACAAGATCTCGCTGGACGAGGCTTCTCATGCATATAATATTTTCAATGATCATGAGGATGAGTGTGTAAAGGTTGTATTAAAACCATAA
- a CDS encoding heparinase II/III domain-containing protein: protein MILLSLMLLMLSCPYYAKADDPPAEENREEEQLVIQDFEAITEWKGLVEETETIHEGSYAGKWMITDRNSGNMTKAIETNSIPNDWSSYNSLNLWIHSEKATNDRIYVVLYSDNSATAQLDYYITSIQITWQGWQKVRLPYYSFRAGYTPAGFNKIDQLRLHASWYGETPNPDTRLILDQMTLDYTKESDILPIDGFEDSKKWTSITENSKYVKEGLFSGKWDQMPSKKAVQSTAIPKDWSRYDKLDFWMYSEKATGTMIYPILDSDDPATEGFDYFLTGLKIDWTGWKLVSINLKDFTPSRQPLGLHTVKKLTFHSYWYSDQTPDPETVVYFDDMKLVRESFQVSPKIIAKEGVPGTEQTYFVTLLNKADETDHFDVSIPEEFSNDVTVSEKSGELQPGKSKILAVQWKWPKETQAGEEQTMTISILSRLKLGASFQVKLKWKPVQWKAVSHSRPKSFINANELSEAKRRTAEEPWAADYYKKLIKSADQLLLSNLDVLDQAGGHGMWFLCDDSSPLQYDPASPNKHYCPSEDKYYTGDSYDAGWRYYRHNEVIKAARTLASAYKLSSDMRYGRKAADLLINYANYYPNYAKQARGGRLFWQTLDESVSMVDLAYTYDLLYDSGLFSDRDKANIELNMLRPSAVAISEYDMGRSNWQAWHNAAVGMVGFVLGDREYMEFAINGEHGFHYLMKESVLSDGFWWEGSMAYHLYALRALQHLADGAKNWGYDLYSSPELKKMYEVPLDYAYPNFGLPFNNDGGIYGSSLMDPVTKKGNFDYEPAYSAYKTPSFAWLLDTKYKQIPREGEYALFKGLPVIPDNGSYEWKSRNFEGAGQSLLRTGSVYALMDYGPYGGSHGHPDKLHIDLFAEGEAFAPDFGTPSYGHVLYTGWYKQTVSHNTLTVDGTSQRAAEGKLEHFALGKSLQVMKAEGGEAYPGVEVKRTVLMWDRYAVDWMEASSPGAIRQYDWVFHGLGDFSSNLNLSERHSPLGAQNGYQFLKNPKSAFVQDSFQTKWKLGNKTLGMISLGTGLKEVASAMGPGPSSEPEKTYPVLFQRQKGEKAHFVNVFGAGEMEFSAKWADDHVIQIADEGGAACLFANPETDEGGLFAGRIALDKGKVKSCQELPVKVLAAGEKLTIVLPSKTIMRSATLMIKGTGYKVITVNGKETSGNEMNGLTVIEQ, encoded by the coding sequence ATGATTTTACTGTCTTTGATGCTATTGATGCTGAGTTGTCCTTACTATGCAAAAGCTGATGATCCGCCTGCTGAAGAAAATAGAGAAGAAGAGCAGCTTGTCATTCAGGACTTTGAGGCTATAACCGAATGGAAGGGGCTGGTGGAGGAAACGGAAACCATTCATGAAGGCAGTTATGCCGGAAAATGGATGATCACGGATAGAAACAGCGGAAATATGACAAAAGCCATTGAGACAAATTCCATTCCTAATGACTGGTCCTCCTATAATTCTTTAAATCTTTGGATCCACTCCGAAAAAGCAACAAACGATCGAATCTACGTAGTACTCTACTCAGATAATTCTGCTACCGCACAGCTTGACTACTATATCACCTCTATTCAAATTACATGGCAGGGATGGCAGAAAGTCAGGCTGCCCTACTATTCCTTCCGGGCAGGATATACGCCAGCCGGTTTTAATAAAATTGATCAGCTTAGACTCCATGCTTCCTGGTACGGGGAAACCCCTAATCCAGACACCCGTTTAATCCTGGATCAAATGACACTGGACTATACAAAAGAATCTGATATTCTGCCAATAGACGGTTTTGAAGATTCGAAGAAATGGACATCGATTACTGAGAACAGCAAATACGTGAAAGAGGGACTTTTCAGCGGTAAATGGGATCAGATGCCCTCAAAAAAAGCGGTTCAGTCTACAGCCATCCCAAAGGACTGGTCGCGCTATGACAAGCTTGATTTTTGGATGTATTCTGAAAAAGCAACCGGCACCATGATTTATCCAATATTGGACTCGGATGATCCGGCTACAGAAGGATTTGATTATTTTCTTACAGGCCTGAAAATTGACTGGACAGGATGGAAGCTGGTTTCCATCAATTTAAAAGACTTTACTCCATCCAGACAGCCGCTTGGGCTTCATACAGTGAAAAAACTGACATTTCACTCCTACTGGTACAGCGATCAGACGCCGGATCCGGAGACAGTTGTATATTTTGATGATATGAAGCTTGTAAGAGAATCGTTTCAGGTTTCTCCTAAAATCATCGCAAAAGAAGGGGTTCCCGGAACAGAACAAACGTATTTCGTGACACTATTAAATAAAGCTGATGAGACGGACCATTTTGATGTCAGTATACCTGAAGAGTTTTCTAATGATGTTACTGTAAGTGAGAAATCCGGGGAGCTGCAGCCGGGAAAATCCAAAATTCTGGCCGTTCAATGGAAATGGCCTAAGGAAACACAGGCAGGAGAGGAACAGACCATGACAATATCGATATTGTCCCGGTTAAAGCTTGGGGCAAGCTTTCAAGTAAAGCTGAAATGGAAGCCGGTTCAGTGGAAGGCAGTCAGCCATTCAAGGCCGAAATCTTTTATAAATGCTAATGAGCTATCAGAAGCGAAGAGAAGGACGGCCGAAGAACCGTGGGCCGCAGATTACTATAAAAAATTGATCAAGTCCGCCGATCAGCTTCTCCTATCGAACCTGGATGTTCTGGACCAGGCAGGAGGCCATGGAATGTGGTTCCTGTGTGATGACAGCTCGCCCCTTCAATATGACCCGGCGAGTCCCAATAAACACTACTGTCCTTCAGAAGATAAATATTATACAGGGGATTCTTATGATGCAGGCTGGCGTTATTACCGCCACAATGAAGTCATCAAAGCAGCCCGCACGCTGGCGTCAGCGTACAAACTGAGCAGTGATATGAGGTATGGCAGAAAAGCCGCAGATCTGCTAATCAATTACGCAAACTATTATCCGAATTATGCAAAGCAGGCAAGGGGAGGAAGGCTTTTTTGGCAAACTCTTGATGAATCGGTAAGCATGGTCGACCTCGCTTACACGTATGATCTGCTTTATGACAGCGGATTATTTTCAGATCGGGATAAAGCGAATATCGAGTTGAATATGCTCCGTCCATCAGCTGTTGCCATCAGTGAATATGATATGGGACGATCCAACTGGCAGGCGTGGCATAATGCTGCTGTAGGCATGGTCGGATTTGTTCTTGGAGACCGGGAGTACATGGAATTTGCCATCAACGGGGAACATGGATTTCATTATTTGATGAAGGAGAGTGTTCTTTCGGACGGATTTTGGTGGGAAGGGTCCATGGCCTATCATTTGTATGCATTGAGGGCCCTGCAGCATCTGGCAGATGGGGCTAAAAACTGGGGATATGATTTATATAGCAGTCCTGAACTTAAAAAAATGTATGAAGTTCCTTTAGATTATGCGTACCCGAATTTTGGCCTCCCTTTTAATAATGATGGCGGAATATATGGAAGCTCGCTGATGGATCCGGTCACAAAAAAAGGGAATTTTGATTATGAACCGGCATATTCAGCATACAAGACTCCTAGTTTTGCCTGGCTGCTGGATACGAAATACAAGCAAATCCCTCGTGAAGGAGAATATGCGCTTTTTAAAGGCCTCCCAGTCATTCCGGACAATGGTTCTTATGAATGGAAGAGCAGGAATTTCGAAGGGGCAGGCCAAAGCTTACTGCGGACCGGCAGCGTGTATGCCCTCATGGACTATGGTCCTTATGGAGGGTCACACGGGCACCCTGATAAGCTCCATATTGATTTGTTTGCAGAAGGAGAAGCATTTGCGCCTGATTTTGGAACCCCAAGCTATGGCCATGTCCTTTATACAGGCTGGTATAAGCAAACAGTCAGCCATAATACACTGACTGTGGATGGAACCTCACAGAGAGCAGCAGAGGGGAAGCTTGAACATTTTGCATTAGGCAAGAGTTTGCAGGTGATGAAGGCTGAAGGCGGTGAAGCATACCCTGGTGTGGAAGTGAAAAGAACGGTATTGATGTGGGACCGCTATGCAGTGGACTGGATGGAAGCGTCAAGTCCTGGTGCAATCAGGCAATATGATTGGGTGTTCCACGGTCTTGGTGATTTCTCATCCAATCTGAATCTCTCGGAACGTCATTCCCCTCTCGGAGCACAGAATGGATATCAATTTCTTAAGAATCCAAAAAGCGCTTTCGTGCAGGATTCCTTTCAAACAAAATGGAAGCTTGGCAATAAAACGCTGGGAATGATTTCGCTTGGAACAGGATTGAAGGAAGTCGCATCGGCAATGGGTCCAGGACCTTCTTCAGAGCCTGAAAAAACCTATCCCGTTCTCTTTCAGCGCCAAAAAGGCGAGAAAGCACACTTTGTTAATGTTTTTGGTGCAGGAGAGATGGAATTCAGCGCAAAATGGGCTGACGATCATGTTATACAAATAGCGGATGAGGGCGGTGCAGCCTGTTTGTTTGCTAACCCGGAGACAGATGAGGGCGGTCTTTTCGCAGGAAGGATTGCACTAGATAAAGGTAAGGTGAAAAGCTGCCAGGAGCTGCCTGTAAAGGTACTGGCTGCAGGAGAAAAACTGACGATCGTCCTTCCATCTAAAACAATCATGCGAAGTGCGACCTTAATGATTAAGGGAACCGGCTATAAAGTAATTACCGTAAATGGAAAGGAAACTTCCGGCAACGAGATGAACGGATTGACTGTTATTGAACAATAG
- the mreBH gene encoding rod-share determining protein MreBH, with translation MFSNTEIGIDLGTANILVYTKNKGIILNEPSVVAIDTETKTVLAVGAEAKSMIGKTPGKIVAIRPLKDGVIADYDVTTEMLKQIMKKASKQLGFSIRKPSVVVCTPSGSTSVERRAIHDAVKNCGAKHVHLIEEPVAAAIGADLPVAEPVANVVVDIGGGTTEVAIISFGGVVSCHSIRIGGDQLDEDIVTYVRKKYNLLVGERTAEQIKIEIGYALVDHEELTMDVRGRDLVTGLPKTIQLRSNEIQQAMKESLSHILEAIRATLEDCPPELSGDIVDRGVILTGGGALLNGMQDWLSQEIVVPVHLAPNPLESVAIGTGRSLGVIHKLQKAAK, from the coding sequence ATGTTTTCTAACACTGAAATCGGGATTGATCTTGGAACTGCCAATATATTGGTTTACACAAAAAACAAAGGGATTATATTAAACGAACCGTCCGTAGTAGCAATTGATACGGAAACAAAAACCGTGCTCGCTGTCGGTGCTGAAGCGAAAAGCATGATTGGAAAAACACCAGGTAAAATTGTTGCGATCCGCCCGCTTAAAGATGGGGTTATTGCTGACTATGATGTAACCACTGAGATGCTAAAACAAATTATGAAAAAAGCCAGTAAGCAGCTTGGGTTTTCCATCAGAAAACCGAGTGTCGTCGTATGTACACCTTCAGGATCTACATCAGTTGAACGCCGCGCTATCCATGATGCTGTTAAAAACTGCGGTGCGAAGCATGTGCATTTGATTGAGGAACCTGTAGCCGCAGCCATCGGAGCCGACCTGCCTGTAGCAGAACCGGTAGCGAACGTAGTGGTGGACATCGGCGGCGGGACGACGGAAGTTGCCATCATTTCCTTTGGAGGCGTTGTTTCCTGCCACTCCATTCGTATCGGCGGAGACCAGCTTGACGAGGATATTGTTACATATGTCCGGAAAAAATATAACCTTCTTGTTGGGGAACGGACAGCTGAACAAATTAAAATAGAAATTGGATACGCACTTGTTGATCACGAAGAATTAACAATGGATGTGCGCGGACGGGATTTAGTAACCGGACTGCCTAAAACCATCCAGCTTCGTTCCAATGAAATTCAGCAGGCGATGAAAGAGTCCCTGTCTCATATTCTAGAAGCCATCCGTGCGACATTAGAAGATTGCCCGCCGGAACTCAGCGGGGATATTGTAGACCGCGGAGTGATTCTTACAGGCGGAGGAGCGCTGCTGAACGGCATGCAGGACTGGCTGAGCCAAGAGATTGTTGTGCCTGTCCATCTGGCACCAAATCCGCTTGAATCAGTCGCAATCGGGACCGGACGCTCTCTCGGTGTCATTCACAAGCTTCAAAAAGCAGCTAAATAA